A section of the Hevea brasiliensis isolate MT/VB/25A 57/8 chromosome 17, ASM3005281v1, whole genome shotgun sequence genome encodes:
- the LOC110662074 gene encoding probable LRR receptor-like serine/threonine-protein kinase At2g24230, which translates to MGFGFFGSILVLSMFFKPLTCQQPNTDAFFVSEFLKKMNFTSSPLFNFSASVCSWQGLFCDAEENVLGLVASGDGLSGSIPDTTIGKLTKLHTLDLSNNKITALPSDLWSLGSLTTLNLSSNQISGSLTNNIGNFGLLESLDLSSNNFSGEIPAAISSLSSLRILKLDRNGFQGSIPLGILNCRSLTLIDISLNKLEGSLPDDFGAAFPKLKTLNLAGNKIKGRDSDFSQMKSITSLNISGNLFNDSVMGVFLGMLEVIDLSRNQFQGHISQVQFNSSYNWSHLIYLDLSENQLSGDIFPYLNQAQNLKYLNLALNRFDKQEFPRIDMLGDLEFLNLSKTSLVGHVPREIAQLSNLRTLDLSENHLSGSIPLLPTKNLQVLDVSHNNLSGEIPLPLLQKLQWMERFNFSYNNLTLCASEFSSEIFQRQFYGSLNSCPIAANLGIFKRKANQHKGLKLALALTLSMVCLLAGLLFLAIGCRRKSSKWAVKQTSYKDEQNISGPFSFHTDSTTWVADVKQATSVPVVIFEKPLLNITFADLLSATSGFDRGTLLAEGKFGPVYRGFLPGGIHVAVKVLVHGSTLTDQEAARELEYLGRIKHPNLVPLTGYCVAGDQRIAIYDYMENGNLQNLLHDLPLGVQTTEDWSTDTWEEDDNNGIQNVGSEGLLTTWRFRHKIALGTARALAFLHHGCSPPLIHRDVKASSVYLNYKLEPRLSDFGLGKVFGSGLDEEIARGSPGYVPPEFSDPDNNCPTPKSDVYCYGVVLFELITGKKPVGDDYPEENDATLVSWVRGLVRKNQGLKAIDSKIRDTGPEHEMGEALKIAYLCTADIPSKRPSMQQIVGLLKDIESAVHQ; encoded by the coding sequence ATGGGTTTTGGTTTCTTTGGTTCTATCTTGGTTCTTTCAATGTTCTTCAAGCCTTTAACTTGTCAACAACCCAATACAGATGCTTTCTTTGTCTCTGAgtttttgaagaagatgaatttcaCTTCTTCTCCACTTTTTAATTTCTCTGCTTCTGTTTGTTCGTGGCAAGGCTTGTTCTGTGATGCCGAAGAAAATGTTTTGGGGTTAGTGGCTTCTGGTGATGGCCTCTCTGGTTCCATTCCTGATACCACCATTGGCAAGCTAACCAAGCTTCATACTTTGGATCTTAGCAACAACAAAATCACTGCTTTGCCTTCAGATTTGTGGAGTTTGGGCTCTCTCACGACCCTCAATCTCTCTTCCAACCAGATTTCCGGGTCTCTAACCAACAACATTGGCAATTTTGGTCTGCTTGAATCACTTGATCTGTCAAGCAACAATTTTAGTGGTGAAATTCCTGCAGCAATAAGCTCCCTTTCGAGTTTGAGAATTCTGAAGCTTGACAGAAATGGTTTTCAAGGAAGCATTCCATTGGGAATTCTAAATTGCCGGTCACTGACTCTCATTGATATTTCCTTGAATAAACTCGAAGGCTCCTTACCAGATGATTTTGGTGCTGCATTTCCTAAGCTCAAAACATTAAACCTTGCAGGAAACAAGATCAAAGGGCGAGACTCGGATTTCTCGCAGATGAAATCCATCACAAGTCTCAATATATCTGGGAATTTGTTTAATGATTCAGTTATGGGTGTGTTTCTGGGAATGTTGGAGGTGATAGACCTAAGCAGGAACCAGTTTCAAGGTCACATTTCTCAGGTACAATTCAATTCTAGCTACAATTGGTCTCATTTGATTTACTTGGACCTGTCTGAGAATCAACTTAGTGGGGATATTTTTCCCTATCTAAATCAAGCTCAAAATCTCAAATACCTTAATCTTGCACTCAATAGATTTGATAAGCaggaatttccacgaattgataTGCTTGGGGATTTAGAGTTTCTCAATTTGTCTAAAACTAGTCTCGTTGGCCATGTTCCTAGAGAAATTGCACAATTGAGTAATCTGCGTACACTTGATCTGTCTGAGAATCATCTCAGTGGCTCAATTCCTTTATTACCTACAAAAAACCTCCAAGTTCTTGATGTTTCACATAACAATTTGAGTGGAGAAATCCCATTGCCTCTCTTACAAAAACTCCAATGGATGGAAAGATTCAACTTCTCTTACAACAACTTAACCCTTTGTGCTTCTGAATTTTCCTCTGAAATCTTCCAAAGACAATTCTATGGATCATTAAACAGTTGCCCAATTGCAGCAAACCTAGGCATCTTTAAAAGAAAGGCCAACCAACACAAGGGATTAAAACTTGCTCTTGCCTTAACCCTCTCAATGGTCTGCTTGCTCGCTGGGCTGCTATTTCTGGCTATCGGCTGTAGAAGGAAATCCAGTAAGTGGGCGGTAAAACAAACCTCATACAAAGATGAACAAAATATTTCAGGTCCATTTTCATTCCATACTGATTCAACCACATGGGTTGCTGATGTTAAGCAGGCAACATCAGTCCCTGTAGTGATTTTTGAGAAGCCATTGCTGAATATCACTTTTGCAGACCTCTTATCTGCAACTTCAGGTTTTGACAGAGGCACCCTTTTGGCTGAAGGGAAATTTGGGCCTGTTTACAGGGGATTTCTGCCTGGTGGAATTCATGTAGCTGTTAAAGTTTTAGTCCATGGATCTACATTGACAGACCAAGAAGCTGCAAGAGAGCTTGAGTATCTTGGTCGAATTAAGCATCCTAATCTTGTTCCATTGACTGGATATTGCGTAGCAGGAGATCAAAGAATTGCTATCTATGATTACATGGAGAATGGGAACTTGCAGAATTTACTTCATGACTTGCCACTTGGCGTCCAAACAACTGAAGATTGGAGCACCGACACCTGGGAAGAAGATGATAATAATGGCATTCAAAATGTTGGCTCTGAAGGGTTATTAACAACCTGGAGATTTCGACACAAAATTGCTCTTGGCACTGCTCGTGCATTGGCATTTCTTCATCATGGTTGCTCACCCCCACTTATTCATAGAGACGTTAAAGCTAGCAGTGTTTACCTGAATTATAAACTGGAGCCAAGGTTATCTGATTTTGGACTGGGCAAGGTCTTTGGCAGTGGTTTAGATGAGGAGATTGCTCGTGGCTCACCAGGTTATGTTCCTCCAGAGTTTTCTGATCCAGATAACAACTGCCCAACACCAAAATCCGATGTCTATTGCTATGGAGTTGTTTTGTTTGAGCTAATTACTGGGAAAAAGCCGGTCGGAGATGATTATCCTGAAGAAAACGATGCAACTTTGGTGAGTTGGGTTAGAGGATTGGTAAGGAAGAACCAAGGGCTAAAAGCTATTGATTCAAAAATTCGTGATACAGGACCAGAACATGAAATGGGGGAGGCCCTCAAGATTGCTTATCTGTGCACAGCGGACATTCCCTCGAAGCGTCCAAGCATGCAGCAGATAGTTGGACTTCTTAAAGATATTGAATCAGCAGTGCATCAGTGa